One window of the Streptomyces sp. V4I8 genome contains the following:
- a CDS encoding pilus assembly protein TadG-related protein encodes MTSTQRAPRWNWHDDRGGVSVFVAIIAVPLLFLGGLFAVDAFGVTRAHERADGVATEAARAAAQAIDPTQAITGNAIVADPQDAAAAARAYLNAAGVTGTVTVSGDGHRITVQVTDTYTGKFAPNTWTVNATSSASLLHGITQPEKD; translated from the coding sequence ATGACCAGCACACAGCGCGCCCCACGGTGGAACTGGCACGACGACCGCGGAGGCGTCTCCGTCTTCGTCGCCATCATCGCCGTTCCGTTGCTGTTTCTGGGCGGCCTGTTCGCCGTTGACGCCTTCGGCGTCACCCGCGCCCACGAACGCGCCGACGGGGTTGCCACCGAGGCCGCCCGCGCCGCCGCCCAGGCCATCGATCCCACCCAGGCCATCACCGGCAACGCGATCGTCGCCGACCCTCAAGACGCTGCCGCAGCTGCCCGCGCCTACCTGAACGCGGCCGGAGTCACCGGCACCGTGACCGTCAGTGGCGACGGCCACCGGATCACCGTGCAGGTCACCGACACCTACACCGGCAAATTCGCCCCCAACACGTGGACCGTCAACGCCACCAGCTCCGCCTCACTGCTCCACGGGATCACCCAACCCGAGAAGGACTAA
- a CDS encoding TadE/TadG family type IV pilus assembly protein gives MMLKHLTARERDRGDVAIEAVIVVPLLLALALVFIAGARLSVAGQKTDAAAQAAARAASLERTPGAGQVAAQEAAADSLNSQQQGCSTTSVKANTSGLAAPVGQVSQVTVTVSCTVPLGDLFFLGGGPGVRTVTSSFTSIVDAYRERG, from the coding sequence ATGATGCTCAAGCACCTCACCGCCCGTGAGCGAGACCGTGGCGACGTCGCGATCGAGGCGGTCATCGTGGTGCCCCTGCTCCTGGCCCTCGCCCTGGTCTTCATCGCCGGCGCCCGGCTCTCCGTCGCCGGGCAGAAGACCGACGCCGCCGCCCAAGCCGCCGCCCGCGCCGCCTCGCTGGAACGCACCCCGGGCGCCGGGCAGGTCGCCGCACAGGAAGCGGCCGCGGACTCCCTCAACTCGCAGCAACAGGGCTGCTCCACCACCAGCGTGAAGGCGAACACCAGCGGGCTGGCCGCGCCCGTCGGGCAGGTCTCGCAGGTCACCGTGACCGTCTCGTGCACCGTCCCGCTCGGCGACCTGTTCTTCCTCGGCGGCGGCCCCGGGGTTCGCACCGTCACCAGCTCCTTCACTTCGATCGTTGACGCCTACCGGGAGCGCGGATGA
- a CDS encoding TadE family protein, whose translation MLPRHDRDRGSSPIQVAIIFPIVILLTLSAVQGFLWAYARNVAYTAAREGVSAGRMYEAGPDDGATKAQAAAQDLGGNILTGPQVSTAGSTQERIRIRVEGQAISLVPGVGGFTVSATVSGPIERWTTAQGNG comes from the coding sequence GTGCTGCCGCGCCACGACCGCGACCGGGGCTCCTCCCCGATCCAGGTGGCCATCATCTTCCCCATCGTGATCCTGCTGACGCTGTCCGCGGTACAGGGCTTCCTGTGGGCCTACGCCCGCAACGTTGCCTACACCGCGGCTCGCGAAGGCGTGTCAGCCGGGCGGATGTACGAGGCGGGGCCGGACGACGGGGCGACCAAAGCGCAGGCCGCGGCGCAGGATCTGGGGGGCAACATCCTCACCGGCCCCCAGGTCTCCACCGCAGGCAGCACTCAGGAACGCATCCGCATCCGCGTCGAAGGACAGGCCATCTCCCTCGTGCCCGGGGTGGGCGGATTCACCGTGAGCGCCACCGTGTCCGGGCCGATCGAGCGGTGGACAACGGCGCAGGGGAACGGATGA
- a CDS encoding type II secretion system F family protein produces MTTALWWMLCGALLAGGLVAAVAATIGTTEPAGQGRLARWRAQWSGGPDGRERVARRRVFAAAAVVVTAVVWLISGVFVAAVLLGAAVVGVPWLLSPAASVKGRIAKLEALADWTQRLSEILRLGFALEQALITSRKNPPAAIEDEVGELADKLKAGWLPVDALKDFADRLDDVTADKVCAGLMLCAVDPGPGLAQVLEDVSASIREEVAQRRKIESDRAKARSAVRTMTIISLCLVLAGFLVPYTDPYGTLLGQLVLALLAAAFAAVLWWTRRLANHRPVPRFLITDPRSQVKQVEPVAEELVTR; encoded by the coding sequence ATGACGACCGCCCTGTGGTGGATGCTGTGCGGCGCCCTGCTGGCCGGCGGCCTGGTCGCGGCCGTGGCGGCCACGATCGGGACCACCGAGCCCGCAGGACAGGGACGTCTCGCCCGCTGGCGGGCGCAATGGTCGGGCGGGCCGGACGGCAGGGAACGCGTAGCCCGCCGACGGGTGTTCGCCGCGGCCGCGGTTGTCGTGACGGCTGTGGTGTGGCTGATCAGCGGTGTGTTCGTGGCCGCGGTCCTGCTCGGGGCCGCGGTGGTGGGAGTGCCGTGGCTGCTGTCCCCGGCCGCGTCAGTCAAAGGCCGGATCGCCAAGCTGGAGGCGCTCGCCGACTGGACTCAGCGGCTGTCGGAGATCCTGCGCCTCGGTTTCGCGCTGGAACAGGCGCTGATCACCAGCCGGAAGAATCCGCCTGCGGCGATCGAGGACGAGGTCGGCGAACTCGCCGACAAGCTGAAGGCGGGCTGGCTGCCGGTGGACGCGCTGAAGGACTTCGCCGACCGGCTCGACGATGTCACCGCGGACAAGGTGTGCGCTGGGCTGATGCTGTGCGCGGTCGATCCGGGGCCGGGCCTGGCCCAGGTCCTTGAGGACGTCTCCGCCTCGATCCGCGAGGAGGTCGCCCAGCGTCGGAAGATCGAATCAGACCGGGCCAAGGCCCGTAGCGCCGTACGCACGATGACGATCATCAGCCTGTGCCTGGTCCTGGCTGGGTTCCTCGTGCCCTACACCGACCCGTACGGCACCCTGCTCGGTCAGCTGGTCCTGGCTCTGCTGGCCGCCGCGTTCGCCGCGGTGCTGTGGTGGACCCGCCGCCTGGCCAACCACCGCCCGGTGCCCCGCTTCCTGATCACTGACCCGCGCAGCCAGGTCAAGCAAGTCGAGCCTGTCGCCGAGGAGTTGGTCACACGATGA
- a CDS encoding CpaF family protein, with translation MRDLIRNSGQSGRTFSTASPDVALRLPDGSRLQALHPEITGDRTFITIRRHRLQDASLDDLVKRGTMDATVAALLGACVRARRNIMVVGEQSSGKTTLLRALMKQIPQNERFGTIETEFELWAHKNGYHTQVVPMEARESNGERVDGRAVGEITLMDLMYRAKRMSLKRVVVGEVRGPEVTAMMQALTSDRPGSMCTMHASEPHVVFDRIAELYLLARGNFSEQLAYRQIANGLHFVVFMSVDESGPAPRRLVSHVWEVTGIGENGRPAYNEVLRPANEWDLRAAPAAPLSPRSRRRLELAGFSSHVLDQAATFQGVGA, from the coding sequence GTGCGCGACCTGATCCGCAACAGCGGGCAGTCCGGTCGCACGTTCTCCACGGCCAGCCCCGATGTGGCGCTGCGCCTGCCGGACGGCTCCCGGTTGCAGGCCCTGCACCCGGAGATCACCGGCGACCGCACTTTCATCACGATCCGCCGCCACCGGCTGCAAGACGCCTCCCTGGACGACCTGGTGAAGCGGGGCACCATGGACGCCACGGTCGCGGCCCTGCTGGGCGCGTGCGTCCGCGCCCGCCGCAACATCATGGTCGTGGGCGAACAGTCCTCAGGAAAAACGACTCTCCTGCGCGCGCTGATGAAGCAGATCCCGCAGAACGAGCGGTTCGGCACCATCGAGACCGAGTTCGAGCTGTGGGCCCACAAGAACGGCTACCACACCCAGGTGGTGCCGATGGAGGCACGCGAGTCCAACGGCGAACGCGTCGACGGCCGCGCGGTCGGCGAGATCACCCTGATGGATCTGATGTACCGGGCCAAGCGCATGTCGCTGAAGCGGGTCGTGGTCGGTGAGGTCCGCGGCCCGGAAGTCACCGCGATGATGCAGGCCCTCACCAGTGACCGGCCCGGCAGCATGTGCACGATGCACGCCTCCGAGCCGCACGTCGTGTTCGACCGCATCGCCGAGCTGTACCTGCTGGCCCGCGGCAACTTCTCTGAGCAACTCGCCTACCGCCAGATCGCCAACGGCCTGCACTTCGTCGTCTTCATGTCGGTCGACGAGTCCGGCCCCGCCCCGCGCCGTCTGGTCAGCCACGTGTGGGAGGTCACCGGCATCGGCGAGAACGGCCGCCCCGCCTACAACGAGGTCTTGCGCCCGGCCAACGAGTGGGACCTGCGGGCGGCACCGGCGGCGCCGCTGTCGCCGCGCTCCCGGCGCCGCCTGGAGCTGGCCGGCTTCTCCAGCCATGTGCTGGACCAGGCCGCCACCTTCCAGGGGGTGGGGGCATGA
- a CDS encoding SAF domain-containing protein, translating into MAVGAGLALLVLLTVFSSVLPGRAPIFLWLRRESRWFLTTTFLRAADQEDPTEVSLLRPVRSWKAIAARAYDVAEALKAGDDFHLQLCVLALREDLRDNHRRWSWDLRGFKRPRPPMLFLPHADVYNGGIELIRAVSDVRCRRSELDPLVVVAAVRTQDVTRLERSVVRTTPEPESSQRRFSDQLRTWYREWARNLRAGQSPSRERPVLPWVMKIPLPPDQLGPVEDRHRHLRASPRPTVARLVWSLHTVVLVLAVMITGTVMRADALHKRYCLAAVLTANRDTRRQAGPASTECIGVATGDVRFADWLPKADRGDDPKALVGRGETPWTVKQLEDLIAQQNADVLAHHADNHVTVVYAGPLSHDPDGSSLVKGAQELAGVYLAQAVINEGSSVRLRVLVANGGLDLGRQVGMAKAIASYAANDPTVVGVVGAGRDLKSSRETTRILMEAGLPIVSGTNSATYLPQEYANWFSLAAPDQWQARQLGLIAAQLRTPGTPQHALVLARDTTKTPDMYTDEQARHGQDMLEDHGFTVPPKPRRYTRDGGRPELRRHAREICQDGTGQAPPQPTHNQVPSAAVGFRARRRRPGMYALAVALIAAGGGGGLLAFQATGERSPVLAVAHEVQAGDVIEDSDLLEASVSLDPALKPIPASQRDQVVGKRAAVALVPGALLSKGQVTTRTLVEPGERLVGIGLKQTQMPATRLSPGDKVLVVSTPSDGSQATTGEGGKNGEDSTPKSIEARVVRVGEKQQNTSEQVVDVAVPAQYGPELAAQAATGDVALVVDAPGGS; encoded by the coding sequence TTGCCTTACTCGTCCTGCTGACGGTCTTCAGCTCCGTCCTGCCGGGGCGGGCACCGATTTTCCTGTGGCTGCGCCGGGAGAGCCGCTGGTTCCTGACCACGACCTTCCTGCGGGCCGCGGACCAGGAGGACCCGACCGAGGTTTCGCTGCTGCGCCCGGTGCGGTCCTGGAAGGCGATCGCGGCTCGGGCCTACGACGTGGCCGAGGCGCTCAAGGCGGGCGATGACTTCCATCTCCAGCTGTGCGTGCTGGCCCTGCGGGAGGATCTGCGCGACAACCACCGCCGCTGGAGCTGGGACCTGCGTGGCTTCAAAAGGCCCCGCCCGCCCATGCTGTTCCTGCCGCACGCGGACGTCTACAACGGCGGCATCGAGCTGATCCGAGCGGTCAGCGACGTACGCTGCCGGCGCAGCGAGCTCGACCCCCTGGTCGTCGTCGCTGCCGTGCGCACCCAGGACGTGACGCGCCTCGAGCGCAGCGTGGTCCGTACGACACCCGAACCGGAGTCCTCGCAGCGCAGGTTCAGCGACCAACTGCGTACCTGGTACCGAGAGTGGGCCCGCAACCTGCGCGCCGGGCAGTCGCCTAGCCGCGAACGGCCGGTGCTGCCCTGGGTGATGAAGATCCCGCTCCCGCCCGACCAACTCGGGCCCGTCGAGGACCGGCACCGGCACCTGCGAGCGTCCCCCCGGCCGACAGTCGCCCGCCTGGTGTGGTCCCTGCACACAGTGGTCCTGGTTCTCGCCGTCATGATCACCGGAACCGTCATGCGGGCCGACGCACTGCACAAGCGGTACTGCTTGGCAGCCGTACTGACCGCCAACCGGGACACCCGGCGCCAGGCGGGGCCAGCCAGCACGGAATGCATCGGCGTCGCGACGGGTGACGTCCGCTTCGCCGACTGGCTACCGAAGGCCGACCGGGGCGACGATCCCAAGGCGCTGGTCGGCCGAGGCGAGACGCCATGGACCGTGAAGCAGTTGGAAGACCTCATCGCACAGCAGAACGCGGACGTCCTCGCCCACCACGCCGACAACCACGTCACCGTGGTGTACGCCGGCCCGCTCAGCCACGACCCCGACGGTTCCTCGCTCGTGAAGGGCGCCCAGGAACTCGCGGGCGTGTACCTGGCACAGGCCGTCATCAACGAGGGCTCCAGCGTCAGGCTCCGCGTCCTGGTCGCCAACGGCGGCCTGGACCTGGGCCGGCAAGTCGGAATGGCGAAGGCCATCGCCTCGTACGCCGCCAACGACCCGACCGTGGTCGGGGTCGTAGGCGCCGGCCGTGACTTGAAGTCGAGTCGGGAGACCACCCGCATCCTCATGGAGGCCGGCCTGCCGATTGTCTCCGGCACCAACTCCGCGACCTACCTGCCGCAGGAGTACGCCAACTGGTTCAGCCTGGCCGCCCCGGACCAGTGGCAGGCACGGCAACTCGGCCTGATCGCAGCCCAGTTGCGCACACCGGGCACGCCCCAGCACGCACTGGTGCTGGCCCGGGACACGACGAAGACCCCCGATATGTACACCGACGAGCAGGCGCGCCACGGCCAGGACATGCTCGAGGACCACGGCTTCACGGTGCCGCCGAAGCCGCGCCGCTACACACGCGATGGCGGCAGGCCCGAACTGCGCCGGCATGCCCGGGAGATCTGCCAGGACGGCACAGGCCAAGCACCCCCGCAACCGACGCACAACCAGGTGCCGAGCGCAGCGGTGGGGTTCCGGGCGCGCCGACGACGTCCAGGCATGTACGCCCTGGCCGTCGCCCTGATCGCAGCGGGCGGCGGAGGCGGCTTGCTCGCCTTCCAGGCGACCGGCGAGCGCTCGCCAGTCCTGGCCGTTGCCCACGAAGTCCAGGCCGGAGACGTGATCGAGGACTCCGATCTACTTGAGGCCTCGGTGTCGCTGGATCCGGCACTCAAGCCGATCCCCGCCTCGCAGCGTGATCAAGTGGTCGGCAAGCGCGCTGCGGTGGCCCTGGTACCCGGTGCCCTGCTCTCCAAGGGGCAGGTCACGACCCGCACGCTGGTCGAGCCGGGGGAGCGGCTGGTGGGCATCGGGCTGAAGCAGACACAGATGCCGGCGACTCGGCTCTCGCCCGGTGACAAGGTCCTGGTCGTCTCCACGCCCTCGGACGGATCGCAGGCAACCACCGGCGAGGGCGGCAAGAACGGCGAGGACTCCACTCCGAAGTCAATCGAGGCGAGGGTCGTGCGGGTGGGGGAGAAGCAGCAGAACACCAGCGAACAGGTGGTCGACGTCGCTGTCCCTGCCCAGTACGGCCCTGAGCTCGCGGCACAGGCAGCCACCGGCGACGTGGCGCTTGTTGTGGATGCCCCCGGAGGCTCCTGA